A portion of the Lolium rigidum isolate FL_2022 chromosome 1, APGP_CSIRO_Lrig_0.1, whole genome shotgun sequence genome contains these proteins:
- the LOC124685226 gene encoding aminoacylase-1-like: MFHLHHFLLVAVLLAAVPHPAHPLTELESSQIRRFQDYLRIRTAHPTPDYAGAAAFLLPYAASLGLGTTTLHFTACKSKPLLLLTWPGTDPSLPSILLNSHIDSVPAEPEHWIHPPYAAHHDPATGRVYARGAQDDKCLPIQYLEAIRGLQAAGFAPTRTVHVSLVPDEEIGGEDGHEKFVQSDEFRALDVGFMLDEGQASLTDEYRVFYADRLVWKLIVKATGAPGHGSKMFDGAAVGNLMDVIETVAGFREAQFGKVKAGMSGPGEVVSVNPVYMNAGTPSPTGFVMNMQPSEAEVGFDLRLPPTEDIEQIIRRIKEEWAPAHKNLTYQLMMKGPVRDVAGRPLVTLTNESNPWWSVFEQAIISSGGKLAKPEILSSTTDARFVRQMGVPALGFSPMTNTPILLHDHNEFLEDKVFLRGIEVYQHLIRALSSFKG; the protein is encoded by the exons ATGTTTCATCTCCACCACTTTCTCCTCGTCGCCGTTCTGCTCGCCGCGGTGCCGCACCCAGCCCATCCCCTCACCGAGCTCGAGTCCTCCCAAATCCGGCGCTTCCAGGACTACCTCCGCATCCGCACCGCCCACCCGACCCCGGActacgccggcgccgccgccttcctcctccCCTACGCCGCGTCCCTCGGCCTCGGCACCACCACGCTCCACTTCACCGCCTGCAAGTCcaagcccctcctcctcctcacctggCCGGGCACCGACCCGTCCCTCCCTTCCATCCTCCTCAACTCCCACATCGACTCCGTCCCCGCGGAGCCCGAGCACTGGATCCACCCGCCCTACGCCGCGCACCACGACCCCGCCACCGGCCGCGTCTACGCCCGCGGCGCGCAGGACGACAAGTGCCTCCCCATCCAGTACCTCGAGGCCATCCGCGGCCTCCAGGCCGCCGGCTTCGCCCCGACCCGCACCGTCCACGTCTCGCTCGTCCCCGACGAGGAGATCGGCGGCGAAGACGGCCACGAGAAGTTCGTGCAGTCGGACGAGTTCCGCGCCCTCGATGTAGGCTTCATGCTCGACGAGGGGCAGGCGTCGCTGACGGACGAGTACAGGGTTTTCTATGCCGACAGGCTCGTGTGGAAGCTGATCGTCAAGGCCACGGGCGCTCCAGGGCATGGGTCCAAGATGTTCGACGGTGCCGCTGTGGGGAATTTGATGGATGTCATCGAGACCGTGGCTGGGTTCAGGGAGGCGCAGTTCGGGAAGGTGAAGGCTGGGATGAGCGGTCCCGGAGAGGTGGTGTCTGTGAATCCTGTGTACATGAATGCCGGCACACCGAGCCCCACG GGCTTTGTGATGAATATGCAACCTTCAGAAGCAGAGGTGGGTTTTGACCTCCGGCTTCCTCCAACCGAAGATATTGAACAGATCATAAGAAGAATCAAAGAAGAATGGGCACCTGCTCACAAAAACTTGACTTACCAG CTGATGATGAAAGGACCAGTGAGGGATGTGGCAGGACGTCCCTTGGTTACATTAACCAATGAATCAAACCCATGGTGGTCTGTGTTTGAACAGGCTATCATCTCTTCTGGTGGAAAACTAGCTAAGCCTGAGATCTTATCTTCAACCACGGATGCCCGATTCGTGAGGCAGATGGGTGTTCCAGCCCTGGGATTTTCTCCAATGACAAATACTCCAATATTACTTCACGATCATAACGAG TTTCTGGAGGATAAAGTGTTCCTGAGGGGCATCGAAGTTTACCAACATCTTATAAGAGCGCTAAGCTCTTTCAAAGGCTGA